GATCCAATTCCCAGGACAATCCCAACAATCCCAGATCCAattcccagccccttcccaggacAATCCCAGAGCAAATTCCCAGTCCAATCCCAACAACTCCAGACCCAACTCCCCTTTCCCAGGACAATCCCGGATCCAACTCCCGGCCCCTTCCCAGGATAATCCCTGATCCAATTCCCAGGACAATCCCAACGATCCCAGATAAAATTCCCAGTCCAATCCCGACAACCCTGGATCCAACTCCCAGTCCAATCCCAGCATTCCCGGATCCAACTCCcggcccattcccattcccattcccattcccgttcccgcCCCGCCGGCCGTCCCCACCTTGTTGGCGCAGACGACGAAGACGACGTTCTCCATGCTCCCATGGgggcccagctcctgcttcaTCTCAGCCAGCCAGGAATCCAGGGAATCGAAGGATTCCTTGGATCCCACGTCGTACACCAGGATCACGCCCTGCGTGTCCTTGTAGAACTCATTCCGCACCTTTCGGGAAGAaccccggggggggggggtgggaagaAGGCGCGGAAAAGTTGGGATTTGCAGGATCGCCCGGGCGGGGATGTCGGGTGACAAGCCAAGAATTCCCccccccagaattcccaaaaaaattcccaaaaaaacctccaaaacccCGGAATTTCTGTgatggggggggagggggggatggAATTGCCGTGGGAAAGGAGTGGGATTTTGGGCAGgggattcccagaggagctgcgGCTGCTCTGGGATCCCTGGGAGCATCCATGGAAAAGCCGGAGCCAGCCGGGGAAATCctcagggattttgggaattctgCCGCTCCCGGGGGGATCGGGAGGTACCTCGTAGAAGAAGGGATGGCCGGCCATGTCGAAGATGTTCACCTTGATCTCCCGATCCCGGATCTGCACCCTGCAAAAGCCGTTGGGAGATCACGGAATTCCGGGATCGCTGAGCTTGGAAAAACCCTTGGAGATCGCGGAGCGCCCGTATCCCCAGCCCTGATCCAGCCAATCCCGGCGCCCATCCACGACCCCAGGAGCCGCATCCACGTGGGTTTTAAATCCCTGCCTTCCTTCGGAAAACCCTTTCCGGGCGGGAAttattcccaaaaaatccaagcAAAGCTCCTCTGGAAAAACTCGAGGCCGTTCTCTCTCATCCCGTTCCCCATTCCCGGGGAGAAATCCCGAGCCCCTCCGGCTCCACCCTTTCAGGAGTCCCTGGCGGCTCCAGGGGTTGCTCCCGCTCTCCCATTCCCgctcccattcccgttcccgttcccattcccggctcTCACTTGGTGACTCCGTAGTCGATCCCGATGGTCGCCAGGTACTTGGACACGAACCTCTTCTCGCAGTAGCGCTTGATGATGCAGCTCTGGCCGGGAATAAGGCGGGAATTCCAGCGGGAATCCCTCCACAGCCGCATTTCCCGGCAACTCCCAACaattccaggagctgggaatcgCGGCTCTGCCCCGCAACCGCGCCGGGTCCCGCCCACTTCCCGCCAGCCAATCAGAACCGCGCGTTCCCTGGAGGACACGCCCAATCACCTGTCAATCATCTGCAGCGCCACGCCCACCAGAGAGCAACAACAAGGAACCGCCGGCCTCTGATTGGCTACAGCGCAAAGCCAACGCACCAATCAGAGCACAGCGCCCGCCCTCCCGCGCTCTTGATTGGTCGGCTCACCTGCCCCTCACCTACGCCAGCCAATGACAGCGCCTCACCTTGCCCACCTCGGCGTCGCCCATGGAGATGACTTTAACCCGCAGCGCCTTGCGCGGCTCCTTCCGCTTCGCCGCGTTCGCCTCCATggcggcgccgcggcgctgcggGCCGGGCCCGGTGCCGGGCCCGGTGCCTGTCCTGGTGCCGGGCCCGGTGCCtgtcccggtgccggtgccgcttGCGGCGGCGGGAGCCCGAAAGGGAGCGAGCAATGGCGGCAGAGCGGCGCTTCCGCCTCAGCCCGGGTGCCCCGCGCGAGTTCTCGCGAGATCTGCCGCAACCCCTCCCCACCACCTCCGCGGGAAATCTCGCGAGATTTGGGCGGCGGGAAGGGTCCGCCAGGGGGGCGCCAGGGGGCGCGGATTCCGGACCCCAAAgcgccccaaaaccccacaaatttgggggggtcccggaccccaaaccgccccaaaaccccacaaatttggGGGGTCCCGGACCCCAATccgccccaaaaccccacaaatttggggggtcccggaccccaaaccgccccaaaacccaaaaatttggggggtcccggaccccaaaccgccccaaaaccccacaaatttggGGTCCCGGACCCAAAAACcgcccccaaaaccccacaaatttggGGGGGTCCCGGACCCCAAAACCGCCCCCAAACCGCACAAATTTGGAGTCCCGGacccaaaaccgccccaaaaaccccacaaatttgcGGGGTCCCGGACCCCAAAGCGCCCCAAAACCGCACAAATTTGGGGGGTCCCGGACCCCAAACcgcccccaaaaccccacaaatttggggggtcccggacccaaaaccgccccaaaaccccacaaatttgggggggtcccggacccaaaaccccacaaatttggGGGTTCCAGACCCcaaaccgccccaaacccccaaaaaatttggggggtcccggacccaaaaccgccccaaaccccacaaatttGGGGGGGTCCCGGACCCCAATccgccccaaaaccccacaaatttggggggtcccggacccaaaaccgccccaaaaccccacaaatttgggggggtcccggggacccaaaaccgccccaaaacccaaaaatttgggggggtcccggactcaaaaccccaaccaaaactCCACAAATTTGGGGGGTCCCgaacccaaaaccccacaaatttgggggtcccggaccccaaaccgccccaaacccccaaaaatttggggggtcctggacccaaaaccccacaaatttggggggtcccggacccaaaaccgccccaaaaccccacaaatttggGGTCCCGGACCCCAAAGcgccccaaaaaccccacaaatttggGGGGTCCCGGACCCACCCCCGGACCGGCTCGGTGTCGTTGTCACCTGCTCGGGTTCCCTGTTCCTGTTCCCTGTGCGCATTCCCTGTTCCCCCCTGTCCCTTAGCCCttctttttatccctttttCCTGTCCCGTATCCCTTCTTTtatccctgtccctctgtccctgtccctccctcctttGGTAGCCCCGGCTCTGCTTTGGGAGCCCCGGACCCTCCTTTGGGAGCCCCGGACCCTCCTTTGGAATCCCCGCTCTCCTTTGGTAGCCCCAGCTCTCCTTTGGtagccccagctctgctttggtagccccagctctgctttgggaGCCTGACCCGGGCCAGCTGCCCCCGGCCGTCCTggccctgtccccatccctgtccccatccctgtccccatccctgtcccatccctgtcccattccctgtcccattccctgtcccatccctgtcccattccctgtcccatccctgtccccatccctgtcccattccctctccccatccctgtcccatccctgtcccatccctgtcccattccctgtcccatccctgtcccattccctgtcccatccctgtccccatccctgtcccattccctctccccatccctgtcccatccctgtccccatccctgtcccatccctgtcccatccctgtcccattccctgtcccatccctgtccccatccctgtcccattccctctccccatccctgtccccatccctgtccccatccctgtccccatccctgtcccatccctgtcccattccctgtcccattccctgtcccatccctgtcccattccctgtcccatccctgtcccatccctgtcccattccctctccccatccctgtccccatccctgtcccatccctgtcccatcccctctccccatccctgtccccatcccctctccccatccctgtcccatcccctctcccatcccctctccccatccctgtcccatcccctctcccatcccctctccccatcccctgtcccattccctctccccatccctgtccccatcccctgtcccatccctgtcccatccctgtccccatccctgtcccccattccctgtcccatccctgtcccatccctgtccccatccctgtcccatcccctgtccccatccctgtcccatcccctctccccatcccctgtccccatccctgtcccatcccctctccccattccctgtcccatccctgtcccattccctgtccccatcccctctcccccatccctgtccccattccctctccccatccctgtcccattccctctccccattccctgtcccatccctgtccccatccctgtccccatccctgtccccatccctgtcccatccctgtcccatcccctgtccccatccctgtcccatccctctccccattccctgtcccatccctgtcccattccctgtccccattccctctcccccatccctgtcccattccctctccccattccctgtcccatccctgtccccatccctgtcccatccctgtcccccatccctgtcccatcccctgtcccatcccctctccccatccctgtcccattccctctccccatccctgtccccatcccctgtcccatccctgtcccatccctgtcccatccctgtccccatccctgtcccatcccctgtccccatccctgtcccatcccctctccccatcccctgtccccatccctgtcccatcccctctccccattccctgtcccatccctgtcccattccctgtcccatcccctctccccatccctgtccccattccctctccccatccctgtcccattccctctccccattccctgtcccatccctgtccccatccctgtcccatccctgtcccatccctgtccccatccctgtccccatccctgtcccatccctgtcccatccctgtccccatccctgtccccatccctgtcccatccctgtcccatcccctgtccccatccctgtcccatccctctccccattccctgtcccatccctgtcccattccctgtccccattccctctccccatccctgtcccattccctctccccattccctgtcccatccctgtccccatccctgtcccatccctgtcccatccctgtccccatccctgtcccattccctctccccatccctgtcccattccctctccccatccctgtcccatccctgtcccatccctgtccccatccctgtccccatccctctccccatccctgtcccattccctctccccatccctgtcccatccctgtcccatccctgtcccattccctctccccatccctgtccccatccctgtcccatccctgtccccatccctgtccccatccctgtccccattccctctccccatccctgtccccatccctgtcccatccctgtcccatccctgtcccattccctctccccatccctgtccctctcccccttttccctctcccccttttccccgtCCCCACTCCCAGGCCTGGCCCTGAGGGGCCGTGGGGAGGGGACAGATCCCGGTGTCCCCACTGGGaccttccctgtccccagtgtcccaacTGCTCCCTGGATCCCAGCGAGATCCCGCCCAAAGTCGTGGAATCCCGGAATGCTTTGGGCGGGATCCACGGGGctgaaatcccatcccattccgaCCCCCCGATGATCCCAGgggtgctccagcctttccttgggcactgccagggatccgggcattccctgggaattccagcccagccgggaattccttcccaagatcccagcccgagctcccctttcccaaggAAATCCCTCCATTCCccgcctctcccagcctgccattggatccagccccagcccgacTCCTCTGCGGGAAGGGAATTCcggcctccaggcccttccctggGGAATCTCGGCACTCCAGGaaggctctcccttccctttccccatcCCCGACTTCCAGAAAAACCCCTGGCCATGGATTCGGagcctcctgcatcccacaatCCCGGAATGCTTTGGCTGGGATCCACGCAgcttcaatcccatcccattccaaggcCGGCACCTGCCCCgatgatcccaggctgctccagcctttccttggacactgccagggatccgggcattccctgggaattccagcccagccgggaattccttcccaagatcccatttttccctctttcattCCCACCATTCCCTGGATCCAATTGGATTCCCGCCTTTCCTTCCCAGCCGCCCCCGGACCGGGATTGAAAGCTTCCACATGGAGCTGATCCCTGCTGGAGCATTTTCCCGGGGAAAACCAGGCCTGGAAAATCTGGGATCCTTCGGAGATGTCCCAGCCGGCGGGAAGAGCTCCGGGAATGCCGGAGCAGCTGGGATAACAGCGGGATGAGCCGGGATTTCGGGAAGGAATTCccgggctggaattcccagagaagctgtggctgccccccTGGATCCCCGGGAGTTgccagggaaaggctggagcatCCCGGGATCACGGAATGTgccgggatgggatggggatgggatcgaaggtcctttcccaccccaaattccagGATTCCAGCGCCGTTCCCGATCCTGatcctggggggggggggggggggggggggtggggagggggaatcGGGATCCCGGCGCCGGAGGGGCGCGGAATGAGAGGAATCCACGGAATCCATGGAATGCGGGAAGCGCCGATCCCTCGGGAATTGCCCCGCTGGATGCAGCTCCGTTTCCATGGAAACGGCCGCGGGCGGACGCGGATGCTCCCGGCGCGGGAAATTCCCGGGATTTGGAGCTTTCCCCGCCTTTCCCAAAGGGATTCTTCCCTCGGGAAGGATTTCGGGATCAACCCAAGCCTCGGGCTGTTCCCAGAATCCCAAAAGATCCCCAGTGGGATTCGGGATTCTCCTCCTCGGAGGCTCCGGATTCCCAAGGAAAACGCATTCCCGAGGTCGGGAATTCCCGGAGAATTTCGGGAGCCCCATTCCCCGCTTCCAAGGCCTCGCGGAAGCCCCAAATCCTTCGGGATCGGGGCTCTTCCCGCGGCTGCTCCTGGGAATTCCCTGGCGCCGATGAATTCctggaatattttaattaagGCCCAGTTTTTTCCCGCCGGGAGCATCCTAATTAATTCCCTAATTAACGAGCCGGGCCGGTGGCTCTTCCAGGCGGgaagagaggcaggaaaaaaattcgGGAATGGGGGAGGATTTTCTGGAAATTCGGGGCCAATTCCAGCCTTGTCCTGGCCCCCAGGGCGGCGTCCggattctgggaattctgggatcaGCTCCGGGCTCCTCATTCCATGGATTTGGAGGGGCTGGGGCGGGTCCAGGGAAGGGacgggagctgggaatggctgagggaATAAGGGAGGATCCAAAGGGAGCTCCTCCCCCTCTGGAATTCCCGGGaatcttggagccagctgggatcGGGATTCGGCCCAGGTTTTCCTGGAAATTTGGGAATAATTCCCACCTGGAAAGGCTTTTccagccccgggcaggggagGAGTCGCCGTTCCCGGAGGGATTTGAATCcctgtggatttggggtggggaccctgggtcagggatgggattgggaatgtTGGGGAACGCTCGGATCCACGGGCTCCCAGGGCTTTTCCAACTGGAGCGATTCCCAGGATTTGCCATTCCCGAGGTTTGGGGGAGCCAGGATTGGCAATAGCCGGCGATCCcggcctcagtttccctttggAATTCCggtgctcctgctcctcatccAGAGGGGACCCCggagctgggagagccgggAATGTCCGGCTGGATCAGGGAAGGATCCCGGGAAACCTCGGAGCCGCTTCCCgagcctgaaggggctccaggagagctgggatttgggataaaGGGATGGGAAACaaggaatggcttcccagtgggaaaggggagctcggggagggatcttgggaaggaattcccggccgggctggaattcccagggaatggccggatccctggcagtgcccaaggaaaggctggagcagcctgggatcatcGGGGGAGGTGCCGgccttggaatgggatgggatttcagCCCTGTGGATCCCAGCCAAAGCATTCCGGGATCCCATGAATCCCTCACCTGCAGTGGccccattcccagatcccattcccaatcccattcccagtttcccGGTGCAGGAGGAGCCTTGGGCTGAGCCACTCCCGGGGCCATTCCTGGTTCCCGTTCCCagttccccattcccattcccatttttccattcCCTATATCCCggttcccattcccactcccattcccaatccccattcccagttcccaattccccattcccagtcccttaTTTCCCATTCTCTatatcccattcccagttcccaatcCCTATATCCCGGTTCTCATTCCCAATCCTATTCCCACTTTCCCGGTGCGAGAGGAGCCTCAGGTGGAGCCGCCCCTGGGGCCACTCCCAGTTCCCCATTCCCCAATCCCATTCCCGTTCCTATATCCCAGTTCCCTTTCCCactcccaatcccattcccattccctatATCCCAGTTCCCTTTCCCactcccaatcccattcccagttccctaTTTCCCATTCTCTATACcccaatccccattcccagttcccttTTCCCTATATTCCGGTTCCCATTCCCTATATTCCtatatcccaatatcccaatcCCCATTCCTGGTTCCCAGTTTCCCATTCCCTATATCCCTATATCCCTAtatcccagttcccattccctatatcccaatcccattcccggTTCCCATTCACTATATCCCGGTTCCCATTCCCtatatcccaatatccccaatcCCCATTCCTGGTTCCCAGTTTCCCATTCCCTATATCCTTGTATCGCTATATCCCATTTCCTATATCCCTACATCCCTACATCCCTATATCCCTATATCCCATTCCCTACATCCCTACATCCCTATATCCCTATATCCCTATATCCCTATATTCCATTCCCTATATTCCTATATGCCTACATCCCTATATTCCTATATCCCAACCCCATTCCCTATATCCCTATATCCCATTCCCTATACCCCTatatcccattcccagttcccttTTCCCTATATCCCGGTTCCCATTCCCTATATCCCTCTATCCCTGTATCTCAATCCCCATATCCCAGTTCTCATTCCCTATATCCCCATATCCCTatatccccatatccccatatcccagctcccattccctatatccccatatccccatatccccataTCCCAACTCCCATTCCCTATATCCCTATATCCCCATATCCCTatatccccatatccccatatcccagctcccattccctatATCCCCATATCCTCATATCCCCATATCCCTatatcccagctcccattccctatATCCCCATATCCCCCTATCCCCATATCCCAACTCCCATTCCCTATATCCCCatatcccagctcccattccctatATCCCTATATCCCCATATCCCTatatcccagctcccattccctatatccccatatccccataTCCCAGCTCCCATATCCCTATATCCCTATATCCCCATATCCCCCTATCCCCatatcccagctcccattccctatATCCCCATATCCCCCTATCCCCATATCCCAACTCCCATTCCCTATATCCCCatatcccagctcccattccctatATCCCTATATCCCCATATCCCTatatcccagctcccattccctatatccccatatccccataTCCCAGCTCCCATATCCCTATATCCCTATATCCCCCTATATCCCCCTATCCCCatatcccagctcccattccctatATCCCCATATCCCCCTATCCCCatatcccagctcccattccctatATCCCCATATCCCCCTATCCCCatatcccagctcccattccctatATCCCCATATCCCTatatcccagctcccattccctatATCCCCATATCCCCCTATCCCCatatcccagctcccattccctatatccccatatcccccatatcccagctcccattccctatatccccatatccccatatccctatatcccagctcccattccctatATCCCCATATCCCCCTATCCCCATATCCCAGCTCCCATATCCCTATATCCCCCTATCCCCATATCCCAGCTCCCATATCCCTATATCCCTatatccccatatccccatatcccagctcccattccctatatccccatatccccatatcccagctcccattccctatATCCCCATATCCCTGGATCCCATTCCCGCTTTCCCGGCGCGGGAGGAGCCTCGGGCGGAGccgcccccggggccgccccctcgggctcggctcggctcgggctcggctcggctcgggcTCGGGCTCGGCTCGGGGCTCGGGCTCGGCCTCGGCTCGGGCTCGGCTCGGGCTCGGCTCGGGCTCGGGGCTCGGGCTCGGGGCTCGGCTCGGGCTCGGGCTCGGGGCTCGGCTCGGGCTCGGGGCTCGGGCTCGGGCTCGGGGCTCGGCTCGGGCTCGGCTCGGGCTCGGGCTCGGGCTCGGCTCGGGCTCGGCTCGGGGCTCGGCTCGGGGCTCGGGCTCGGGCTCGGCTCGGGCTCGGCTCGGGCTCGGCTCGGGCTCGGCTCGGGTCTCGGCTCGGGGCTCGGCTCGGGCTCGGGCTCGGCTCGGGCCGCGGTAGcggagcggcagcggcgggagcggccatGTACGGTCAGTGCCGGGAACAGCGCCGGGATCGGGATCATTGGGATCATTGGGATCATCGGGATCATCGGGATCATCGGGATCATCGGGATCATTGGGATCATCGGGATCGGCAATGCGCTCCCGCCTCCCCTCCCGGCCCCCCGCGCGTTCCGCTGTCCCCGCCCCCGGGACGGGCTGAGCATCCCCGGcctggggggcgggggggaccccaaatttgtggggttttggggcggttttgggtCCGGAACCccaaatttgtggggttttggggcggtttggggtccgggacccccaaatttgtggggttttggggcggtTTGGGGTCCGGAACCCCCCAaatttgtgggggttttgggggcgGTTTGGGGTCCGGGACCCccaaatttgtggggttttggggcggttttgggtCCGGGACCCCAAATTTGTGGGGTGGGAGCGGTTTGGGGTCCGGGACCccaaatttgtggggttttggggcggtTTGGGGTCTGGAACCCCcaaattttttgggttttgggtccgggacccccccaaatttgtggggttttggggcggtTTGGGGTCCGGGAGCCCccaaatttgtggggttttggggcggtTTAGGGTCCGGGACCccaaatttgtggggttttggggcgcTTTGGGGTCCGGGACCCccaaatttgtggggttttggggcggtTTGGGGTCCGGAACCCCccaaatttgtggggttttggggcggtTTGGGGTCCGGGAGCCCccaaatttgtggggttttggggcggtttggggtccgggaccccccaaattttgtggggttttggggcggtTTGGGGTCCGGAACCCCccaaatttgtggggttttggggcggtTTGGGGTCCGGGAGCCCCccaaatttgtggggttttggggcggtTTAGGGTCCGGGAGCCCccaaatttgtggggttttggggcggtttggggtccgggacccccaaatttgtggggttttggggcggttttggggtcCGGAACCCCccaaatttgtggggttttggggcggtttggggtccgggacccccaaatttgtggggttttggggcggttttgggtCCGGGACCCCAAATTTGTGGGGTGGGAGCGGTTTGGGGTCCGGGACCccaaatttgtggggttttggggcggtTTGGGGTCTGGAACCCCcaaatttttgggttttgggtccgggacccccccaaatttgtggggttttggggcggtTTGGGGTCCGGGAGCCCccaaatttgtggggttttggggcggttttgggtCCGGGAAACCccaaatttgtggggttttggggcgcTTTGGGTCCGGAACCCCCCAaatttgtgggggttttggggcggtttggggtccgggacccccaaatttgtggggttttggggcggttttgggtCCGGGACCCCAAATTTGTGGGGTGGGAGCGGTTTGGGGTCCGGGACCccaaatttgtggggttttggggcggtTTGGAGTCCGGAACCCccaaatttgtggggttttggggcggttttgggtCCCGGACCCCccaaatttgtggggttttggggcggttttggggtcCGGAACCccaaatttgtggggttttgggcgGTTTTGGGTCTGGAACCCCAAATTTGTGCGGTTTTGGGTCCGGGACCCCAAATTTGTGGGGTGGGAGCGGTTTGGGGTCCGGGACCccaaatttgtgggg
The DNA window shown above is from Corvus hawaiiensis isolate bCorHaw1 chromosome 3, bCorHaw1.pri.cur, whole genome shotgun sequence and carries:
- the DNAJC27 gene encoding dnaJ homolog subfamily C member 27 isoform X3 — encoded protein: MEANAAKRKEPRKALRVKVISMGDAEVGKSCIIKRYCEKRFVSKYLATIGIDYGVTKVQIRDREIKVNIFDMAGHPFFYEVRNEFYKDTQGVILVYDVGSKESFDSLDSWLAEMKQELGPHGSMENVVFVVCANKIDAGKLRVVDESEGRLWAESRGFLYWETSAQSGEGIQEMFQTFYSAIVDLCDNGGKRPPGASGIGFTREQADAIRRIRNSKDSWDTLGVKPGASREEVTRAYRHSWCSTFPLFPVFHSHSRFLSLGRR